A window from Bufo bufo chromosome 1, aBufBuf1.1, whole genome shotgun sequence encodes these proteins:
- the LOC121008542 gene encoding protocadherin gamma-B4-like gives MAWQVIFICFNLCSVAVSNPLHYSILEEIKINAVVGNLVKDLGLNTNELEIRKLRIVSHASRNYFNVSIENGNLYVSDRIDREELCGSEQSCFMELEILAENPVNVYPVKVEIQDINDNSPSFSKDSFEIGISESASPGERFVLGNARDPDIGSNSLQSYTLSPSPHFTLGGKTDSKGTKHPELILEQSLDREEQQKYTLILTASDGGNPMKTGTAVIKILIQDVNDNFPIFSQDIYQTNLDENLPLGSPVLHLSATDKDEGSYAEVSYSFSHIPEKAHSIFSLNSETGVIITIGKLDYELIKSYEMTVEAADGGGLVAKCTVIIQIVDINDNAPEIIILSLLTPIPEDSPSGTLVALINIKDLDSGKNGDVSCQISEILTFTLIPSSNNYYKVVTTSYLDREGNSTYNITIVAKDEGFPEMVTKKTMYLIISDINDNPPLFDKPAYITYIPEHTPAGTSMFSVHATDLDENENARAIYSIFNTYVDDIPVTSYISINSMSGIIYAQSSFDYEQLREIQFQVMAKDSGSPPLSSNVTVRICIIDKNDNAPKILYPSPDTEGSALFEFIPHSAEKGYLVTKVIAVDADSGHNAWLSYHLLQIQEPSLFTIGQYTGEIRIGRDLSDMESLRQKIVVLVKDNGVPSLSSTVTINMVVAENFQQVLPEIKHHPSKSEISSNATFYLVIAIALISLLFIITVLITAIFKCRKSSVPPSFGTYSRNMYPQFTLGYPSEISNTSLPFPFSYDMCVTLDSKQNEIAYLKPVQNVPTDSLIDTNDSAIVSENLSGAQNIQVS, from the coding sequence ATGGCATGGCAAGTAATATTTATATGCTTTAATTTGTGTTCTGTGGCTGTTTCTAATCCACTTCACTATTCAATTCTAGAGGAAATAAAGATAAATGCCGTAGTTGGGAATTTGGTGAAGGATTTGGGATTGAATACCAATGAATTAGAAATAAGAAAATTAAGGATTGTTTCCCATGCCAGCAGGAATTATTTCAATGTGAGCATAGAAAATGGCAACTTATATGTCAGTGACAGGATAGATAGGGAAGAGCTTTGTGGATCAGAGCAGAGCTGCTTTATGGAACTTGAGATTCTGGCTGAAAATCCTGTGAATGTTTATCCTGTCAAGGTGGAAATCCAGGATATAAATGACAATTCACCAAGTTTCTCCAAGGATAGTTTTGAAATAGGAATAAGTGAATCTGCTTCACCTGGAGAACGATTTGTTCTGGGAAATGCAAGAGACCCAGATATTGGGTCTAATTCCTTGCAGAGTTATACCTTGAGCCCAAGTCCACATTTTACCTTAGGGGGAAAAACTGATAGTAAAGGAACAAAACACCCAGAGCTGATCTTGGAGCAAAgcctagatagagaagagcagcaaAAATATACATTAATTCTGACAGCATCTGATGGTGGAAACCCTATGAAAACTGGAACTGCTGTTATCAAAATCTTAATTCaagatgtaaatgacaattttcccATCTTTAGCCAGGACATCTATCAAACAAACTTAGATGAAAATTTACCACTTGGTTCGCCAGTTCTTCATCTAAGTGCCACTGATAAAGATGAAGGATCCTATGCAGAAGTTTCATATTCATTTAGTCATATTCCTGAAAAAGCCCACAGCATTTTTTCTTTGAATTCAGAAACTGGAGTTATTATAACAATAGGAAAATTGGATTATGAGTTAATAAAAAGCTATGAGATGACAGTAGAAGCAGCAGATGGTGGTGGCCTTGTGGCTAAATGTACTGTAATAATCCAAATAGTGGATATCAATGATAATGCACCTGAAATAATTATTTTATCTCTGTTAACCCCTATTCCAGAGGATTCACCATCTGGGACACTTGTAGCATTAATTAATATCAAGGATTTAGATTCTGGGAAAAATGGTGACGTTTCATGCCAAATATCAGAAATATTGACATTTACCTTGATTCCATCGTCTAATAATTACTACAAAGTTGTAACCACAAGTTACCTAGACAGGGAAGGGAATTCAACTTATAACATCACAATTGTTGCTAAAGATGAAGGGTTTCCTGAAATGGTAACTAAAAAGACAATGTATTTAATAATTTCTGATATAAATGATAATCCTCCACTCTTTGATAAACCTGCTTATATTACTTATATTCCTGAGCATACCCCAGCTGGAACATCAATGTTttctgtacatgctacagacctAGATGAAAATGAGAATGCCAGAGCTATATATTCTATCTTTAACACGTATGTTGATGACATACCAGTCACATCATATATTTCAATAAACTCAATGAGTGGAATTATATATGCCCAGAGCTCTTTTGACTATGAGCAGTTGAGGGAAATTCAGTTCCAGGTGATGGCTAAAGACAGTGGATCTCCTCCTCTAAGCAGTAATGTAACAGTGAGGATATGTATCATTGATAAGAATGATAATGCTCCTAAGATTCTCTACCCATCGCCAGACACCGAGGGATCAGCATTATTTGAGTTTATTCCTCACTCTGCTGAGAAAGGTTATCTGGTCACCAAAGTGATTGCAGTGGACGCTGACTCTGGACACAATGCCTGGCTCTCCTATCACTTACTACAAATTCAAGAACCATCTTTATTCACCATTGGCCAATATACTGGAGAAATCAGGATTGGAAGAGATCTTTCAGACATGGAATCTTTGAGGCAAAAGATTGTGGTTCTGGTAAAAGATAATGGTGTTCCATCTTTGTCATCTACAGTCACAATAAATATGGTTGTAGCAGAAAACTTTCAGCAGGTTTTACCAGAGATAAAGCATCATCCCAGTAAATCAGAAATTTCTTCTAATGCAACCTTTTACCTTGTAATCGCCATAGCTCTGATTTCCTTATTGTTTATTATAACAGTATTGATAACAGCCATTTTTAAGTGCCGGAAGTCAAGTGTACCACCATCTTTTGGAACATATAGTAGAAATATGTACCCTCAGTTCACCCTGGGATATCCTTCTGAGATCAGTAATACAAGTTTACCTTTCCCATTCTCATATGATATGTGTGTGACTCTAGACTCAAAGCAGAATGAAATTGCTTATCTGAAACCAGTGCAGAATGTACCCACCGACAGTCTTATAGATACAAATGATTCTGCTATTGTTAGCGAAAATTTATCTGGAGCACAAAATATTCAGGTAAGTTAG